From a region of the Helicobacter hepaticus ATCC 51449 genome:
- a CDS encoding NTP transferase domain-containing protein has translation MQTALSVVISCAGIGSRLGLNSTKALINIDGKSLIAWQLELFKDVEDVRIVVGFQASLVIEEVLKYRKDAIFVYNHNYFDTKTGASFYLGARDANTYVMEYDGDLLVNPQDMAMLLNQSGEWIAYTDISSSEPVFVSVNSAGEVESFSRQNGDYEWTGPCCIKRENVKFTSGNVYNQLETYLPLRGIKIRAVDIDTYDDYQNALKILKQWRRE, from the coding sequence ATGCAGACTGCTTTATCAGTTGTTATAAGTTGTGCGGGGATTGGTTCTAGGCTGGGGCTTAATTCTACAAAAGCCTTAATAAACATTGATGGTAAATCCTTGATTGCTTGGCAATTAGAGCTTTTTAAAGATGTAGAAGATGTGCGCATTGTTGTAGGATTTCAAGCGTCTTTGGTGATTGAGGAAGTTTTGAAATATAGGAAAGATGCGATTTTTGTTTATAATCATAATTATTTTGATACCAAAACGGGAGCGAGTTTTTATCTAGGAGCAAGGGATGCAAATACTTATGTAATGGAGTATGATGGAGATTTACTCGTTAATCCCCAAGATATGGCAATGCTTTTAAACCAAAGTGGAGAATGGATAGCTTATACAGATATAAGCTCAAGTGAGCCGGTGTTTGTAAGCGTCAATAGTGCGGGAGAAGTGGAATCTTTCTCTCGTCAAAATGGTGATTATGAATGGACAGGACCTTGTTGCATTAAAAGAGAAAATGTAAAATTCACTTCAGGTAATGTCTATAATCAGCTAGAGACTTATCTACCGCTTAGAGGGATTAAAATCCGTGCAGTGGATATAGACACTTATGATGATTATCAAAACGCACTTAAAATCTTAAAACAATGGAGGAGAGAATGA
- a CDS encoding HAD-IB family phosphatase: MKRFIFDLDGTITKEETLPKIAKFFNVQAEIDNLTQETIAGNIPFMESFISRVNILGKLPVDKIADLLEQIEIYEHLNAFIKEYKRQCCIATGNLECWIDKLVAKVGCETFSSSSILQDNNVLKLTHILKKESIVKQFQAQGQKVIFIGDGNNDVEAMRLADISIASGITHKPSPGVLSVADYAIFSEEALCRLLYQLL; the protein is encoded by the coding sequence ATGAAACGATTTATCTTTGATTTAGATGGAACAATTACCAAAGAAGAAACCTTGCCCAAAATAGCAAAATTCTTTAATGTCCAAGCAGAAATAGATAATCTCACGCAAGAGACAATCGCAGGAAATATTCCTTTTATGGAATCTTTTATCTCTCGTGTGAATATTTTGGGTAAATTGCCTGTGGATAAAATTGCAGATTTGCTTGAGCAAATAGAAATATATGAGCATTTAAATGCGTTTATAAAGGAATATAAACGTCAATGTTGTATAGCTACAGGGAATTTAGAATGCTGGATTGACAAACTTGTAGCAAAGGTTGGTTGTGAGACTTTTAGCTCTAGTAGCATTTTGCAGGATAATAATGTCTTAAAACTCACCCACATTCTCAAAAAAGAATCCATTGTCAAGCAGTTTCAAGCACAAGGGCAAAAAGTGATTTTTATAGGTGATGGGAATAATGATGTAGAAGCGATGAGGTTAGCAGATATTTCCATAGCCTCTGGTATCACGCATAAACCATCACCGGGTGTTTTATCTGTTGCGGACTATGCAATCTTTAGCGAGGAGGCATTATGCAGACTGCTTTATCAGTTGTTATAA